One window from the genome of Saimiri boliviensis isolate mSaiBol1 chromosome 2, mSaiBol1.pri, whole genome shotgun sequence encodes:
- the NFATC4 gene encoding nuclear factor of activated T-cells, cytoplasmic 4 isoform X1 — protein MGAASCEDEELEFKLVFGEEKEAPPLGAGGLGEELDSEDAPPCCRLALGEPPPYGAAPIGIPRSPPPRPGMHSPPPRPAPSPGTWESQPARSVRLGGPGGGTGGAGGGRVLECPSIRITSISPTPEPPAALEDNPDAWGDGSPRDYPSPEGFGGYREAGGQGGGAFFSPSPGSSSLSSWSFFSDASDEAALYAACDEVESELNEAASRFGLGSPLPSPRASPRPWTPEDPWSLYGPSPGGRGPEDSWLLLSAPGPTPASPRPASPCGKRRYSSSGTPSSASPALSRRGSLGEEGSEPPPPPPLPLAHDPGSPGPFDYVGAPPAESIPQKTRRTSSEQTVALPRSEEPAPCNGKLPLGAEESVALPGGPRKEVAGMDYLAVPSPLAWSKARIGGHSPIFRTSALPPLDWPLPSQYEQLELRIEVQPRAHHRAHYETEGSRGAVKAAPGGHPIVKLLGYSEKPLTLQMFIGTADERNLRPHAFYQVHRITGKMVATASYEAVVSGTKVLEMTLLPENNMAANIDCAGILKLRNSDIELRKGETDIGRKNTRVRLVFRVHVPQGGGKVISVQAASVPIECSQRSAQELPQVEAYSPSACSVRGGEELVLTGSNFLPDSKVVFIERGPDGKLQWEEEATVNRLQSNEVTLTLTVPEYSNKRVSRPVQVYFYVSNGRRKRSPTQSFKFLPVICKEEPLPDSSLRGFPPASAPPFGTDMDFSPPRPPYPSYPHEDPAYETPYLSEGFSYGTPPLYPQTGPPPSYRPGLRMFPETRGTTGCAHPPPVSFLPRPFPSDPYGGRGSSFPLGLPFSPPAPFRPPLPASPPLEGPFPSQGDVHPLPAEGYNKVGPGYGPGEGAPEQEKSRGGYGSGFRDSVPIQGITLEEVSEIIGRDLSGFPAPPGEEPPA, from the exons ATGGGGGCGGCCAGCTGCGAGGATGAGGAGCTGGAATTTAAGCTGGTGTTCGGGGAGGAAAAGGAGGCCCCCCCGCTGGGCGCGGGGGGGTTGGGGGAAG AACTGGACTCAGAGGATGCCCCGCCATGCTGCCGTCTGGCCTTGGGAGAGCCCCCTCCCTATGGCGCTGCGCCAATCGGTATTCCCCGTTCTCCACCCCCTCGGCCTGGCATGCATTCGCCACCGCCGCGCCCAGCCCCCTCACCTGGCACCTGGGAGAGCCAGCCCGCCCGCTCGGTGAGGCTGGGAGGACCAGGAGGGGGTACTGGGGGTGCTGGGGGTGGCCGTGTTCTCGAGTGTCCCAGCATCCGCATCACCTCCATCTCTCCCACGCCCGAGCCGCCGGCAGCGCTGGAGGACAACCCTGATGCCTGGGGGGACGGCTCTCCTAGAGATTACCCCTCACCAGAAGGCTTTGGGGGCTACCGAGAGGCAGGGGGCCAGGGTGGGGGGGCCTTCTTCAGCCCGAGCCCTGGCAGCAGCAGCCTGTCCTCCTGGAGCTTCTTCTCCGATGCCTCTGATGAGGCCGCCCTGTACGCAGCCTGTGACGAAGTGGAGTCTGAGCTAAATGAGGCGGCCTCCCGCTTTGGCTTGGGCTCCCCACTGCCCTCGCCCCGGGCCTCCCCTCGGCCATGGACCCCTGAAGATCCCTGGAGTCTGTATGGTCCAAGCCCCGGAGGCCGAGGGCCAGAGGATAGCTGGCTACTCCTCAGTGCTCCTgggcccaccccagcctctcctcGGCCTGCTTCTCCATGTGGCAAGCGGCGCTATTCCAGTTCGGGAACCCCATCTTCGGCCTCCCCAGCTCTGTCCCGCCGTGGCAGCCTGGGAGAAGAGGGATctgagccacctccaccacccccATTGCCTCTGGCCCATGACCCTGGCTCCCCTGGTCCCTTTGACTATGTGGGGGCCCCACCAGCTGAGAGCATCCCTCAGAAGACACGGCGAACTTCCAGTGAGCAGACGGTGGCTCTGCCTCGGTCTGAGGAGCCTGCTCCATGCAATGGGAAGCTGCCCTTGGGAGCAGAGGAGTCTGTGGCTCTTCCCGGAGGTCCCCGGAAGGAGGTGGCTGGCATGGACTACCTGGCAGTGCCCTCCCCACTCGCGTGGTCCAAGGCTCGGATTGGGGGACACAGCCCTATCTTCAG gACCTCTGCCCTACCACCCCTGGACTGGCCTCTGCCCAGCCAATATGAGCAGCTGGAGCTGAGGATTGAGGTGCAGCCTAGAGCCCACCACCGGGCCCACTATGAGACAGAAGGCAGCCGTGGAGCTGTCAAAGCTGCCCCTGGCGGTCACCCCATAGTCAAG CTCCTAGGCTACAGTGAGAAGCCACTGACCCTACAGATGTTCATCGGCACTGCAGATGAAAGGAACCTGCGGCCTCATGCCTTCTATCAGGTGCACCGTATCACGGGCAAGATGGTGGCCACGGCCAGCTATGAAGCCGTAGTCAGTGGCACCAAGGTGCTGGAGATGACTTTGCTGCCTGAGAACAACATGGCGGCCAA CATTGACTGTGCGGGAATCCTGAAGCTTCGGAATTCAGACATTGAGCTTCGGAAGGGTGAGACGGACATCGGGCGCAAAAATACACGTGTGCGGCTGGTGTTCCGGGTACATGTGCCCCAGGGCGGCGGGAAGGTCATCTCAGTACAGGCAGCATCGGTGCCCATCGAGTGCT CCCAGCGCTCAGCTCAGGAGCTGCCCCAGGTGGAGGCCTACAGCCCCAGTGCCTGCTCTGTGAGAGGAGGCGAGGAACTAGTACTGACTGGCTCCAACTTCCTGCCAGACTCCAAGGTGGTGTTCATTGAGAGGGGTCCTG ATGGGAAGCTGCAATGGGAGGAGGAGGCCACGGTGAACAGACTGCAGAGCAATGAG GTGACGCTGACCCTGACTGTCCCCGAGTACAGCAACAAAAGGGTGTCCCGGCCAGTCCAGGTCTACTTTTATGTCTCCAATGGGCGGAGGAAACGCAGTCCTACCCAGAGTTTCAAGTTTTTGCCTG TGATCTGCAAGGAGGAGCCCCTACCGGACTCATCTCTGCGGGGCTTCCCTCCAGCATCGGCACCCCCCTTTGGCACTGACATGGACTTCTCACCACCCAGGCCCCCCTACCCCTCCTATCCCCATGAAGACCCTGCTTATGAAACTCCTTACCTATCAGAAGGCTTCAGCTATGGCACACCCCCTCTGTACCCCCAGACGGGGCCCCCACCATCCTACAGACCGGGCCTGCGGATGTTCCCTGAGACTAGGGGTACCACAGGTTGTGCCCACCCACCACCAGTCTCCTTCCTTCCCCGCCCCTTCCCTAGTGACCCGTATGGTGGGCGGGGCTCCTCTTTTCCCCTGGGGCTGCCATTCTCTCCTCCAGCCCCCTTTCGGCCTCCTCTCCCTGCATCCCCACCGCTTGAaggccccttcccttcccagggTGATGTGCATCCCCTACCTGCTGAGGGATACAATAAGGTAGGGCCAGGCTATGGCCCTGGGGAGGGGGCTCCGGAGCAGGAGAAATCCAGGGGTGGCTACGGCAGCGGCTTCAGAGACAGTGTCCCTATCCAGGGTATCACGCTGGAGGAAG TGAGTGAGATCATTGGCCGAGACCTGAGTGGCTTCCCTGCACCTCCTGGAGAAGAGCCTCCCGCCTGA
- the NFATC4 gene encoding nuclear factor of activated T-cells, cytoplasmic 4 isoform X3: MGRHWGYSPEPQGFRDWRRCGLLESFEAVWEEMITTPQSLLPSSLASISHRVANLPSNSLSHNPGLSKPDFPENSCPGLSSSSNPGRDLGAPAGSMGAASCEDEELEFKLVFGEEKEAPPLGAGGLGEELDSEDAPPCCRLALGEPPPYGAAPIGIPRSPPPRPGMHSPPPRPAPSPGTWESQPARSVRLGGPGGGTGGAGGGRVLECPSIRITSISPTPEPPAALEDNPDAWGDGSPRDYPSPEGFGGYREAGGQGGGAFFSPSPGSSSLSSWSFFSDASDEAALYAACDEVESELNEAASRFGLGSPLPSPRASPRPWTPEDPWSLYGPSPGGRGPEDSWLLLSAPGPTPASPRPASPCGKRRYSSSGTPSSASPALSRRGSLGEEGSEPPPPPPLPLAHDPGSPGPFDYVGAPPAESIPQKTRRTSSEQTVALPRSEEPAPCNGKLPLGAEESVALPGGPRKEVAGMDYLAVPSPLAWSKARIGGHSPIFRTSALPPLDWPLPSQYEQLELRIEVQPRAHHRAHYETEGSRGAVKAAPGGHPIVKLLGYSEKPLTLQMFIGTADERNLRPHAFYQVHRITGKMVATASYEAVVSGTKVLEMTLLPENNMAANIDCAGILKLRNSDIELRKGETDIGRKNTRVRLVFRVHVPQGGGKVISVQAASVPIECSQRSAQELPQVEAYSPSACSVRGGEELVLTGSNFLPDSKVVFIERGPDGKLQWEEEATVNRLQSNEVTLTLTVPEYSNKRVSRPVQVYFYVSNGRRKRSPTQSFKFLPVICKEEPLPDSSLRGFPPASAPPFGTDMDFSPPRPPYPSYPHEDPAYETPYLSEGFSYGTPPLYPQTGPPPSYRPGLRMFPETRGTTGCAHPPPVSFLPRPFPSDPYGGRGSSFPLGLPFSPPAPFRPPLPASPPLEGPFPSQGDVHPLPAEGYNKVGPGYGPGEGAPEQEKSRGGYGSGFRDSVPIQGITLEEVSEIIGRDLSGFPAPPGEEPPA, from the exons ATGGGGCGGCATTGGGGGTACAGCCCTGAACCCCAGGGATTTAGAGATTGGAGACGCTGCGGCCTCTTAGAGAGCTTTGAAGCTGTGTGGGAGGAAATGATAACCACCCCCCAATCTCTCCTACCCTCCAGCCTTGCCAGTATCTCCCACCGAGTCGCGAATCTCCCCTCTAATTCCCTCTCACACAACCCAGGCCTCTCCAAGCCTGATTTTCCCGAAAACTCCTGTCCgggtctttcttcctcctccaacCCAG GCCGGGACCTGGGGGCTCCTGCCGGATCCATGGGGGCGGCCAGCTGCGAGGATGAGGAGCTGGAATTTAAGCTGGTGTTCGGGGAGGAAAAGGAGGCCCCCCCGCTGGGCGCGGGGGGGTTGGGGGAAG AACTGGACTCAGAGGATGCCCCGCCATGCTGCCGTCTGGCCTTGGGAGAGCCCCCTCCCTATGGCGCTGCGCCAATCGGTATTCCCCGTTCTCCACCCCCTCGGCCTGGCATGCATTCGCCACCGCCGCGCCCAGCCCCCTCACCTGGCACCTGGGAGAGCCAGCCCGCCCGCTCGGTGAGGCTGGGAGGACCAGGAGGGGGTACTGGGGGTGCTGGGGGTGGCCGTGTTCTCGAGTGTCCCAGCATCCGCATCACCTCCATCTCTCCCACGCCCGAGCCGCCGGCAGCGCTGGAGGACAACCCTGATGCCTGGGGGGACGGCTCTCCTAGAGATTACCCCTCACCAGAAGGCTTTGGGGGCTACCGAGAGGCAGGGGGCCAGGGTGGGGGGGCCTTCTTCAGCCCGAGCCCTGGCAGCAGCAGCCTGTCCTCCTGGAGCTTCTTCTCCGATGCCTCTGATGAGGCCGCCCTGTACGCAGCCTGTGACGAAGTGGAGTCTGAGCTAAATGAGGCGGCCTCCCGCTTTGGCTTGGGCTCCCCACTGCCCTCGCCCCGGGCCTCCCCTCGGCCATGGACCCCTGAAGATCCCTGGAGTCTGTATGGTCCAAGCCCCGGAGGCCGAGGGCCAGAGGATAGCTGGCTACTCCTCAGTGCTCCTgggcccaccccagcctctcctcGGCCTGCTTCTCCATGTGGCAAGCGGCGCTATTCCAGTTCGGGAACCCCATCTTCGGCCTCCCCAGCTCTGTCCCGCCGTGGCAGCCTGGGAGAAGAGGGATctgagccacctccaccacccccATTGCCTCTGGCCCATGACCCTGGCTCCCCTGGTCCCTTTGACTATGTGGGGGCCCCACCAGCTGAGAGCATCCCTCAGAAGACACGGCGAACTTCCAGTGAGCAGACGGTGGCTCTGCCTCGGTCTGAGGAGCCTGCTCCATGCAATGGGAAGCTGCCCTTGGGAGCAGAGGAGTCTGTGGCTCTTCCCGGAGGTCCCCGGAAGGAGGTGGCTGGCATGGACTACCTGGCAGTGCCCTCCCCACTCGCGTGGTCCAAGGCTCGGATTGGGGGACACAGCCCTATCTTCAG gACCTCTGCCCTACCACCCCTGGACTGGCCTCTGCCCAGCCAATATGAGCAGCTGGAGCTGAGGATTGAGGTGCAGCCTAGAGCCCACCACCGGGCCCACTATGAGACAGAAGGCAGCCGTGGAGCTGTCAAAGCTGCCCCTGGCGGTCACCCCATAGTCAAG CTCCTAGGCTACAGTGAGAAGCCACTGACCCTACAGATGTTCATCGGCACTGCAGATGAAAGGAACCTGCGGCCTCATGCCTTCTATCAGGTGCACCGTATCACGGGCAAGATGGTGGCCACGGCCAGCTATGAAGCCGTAGTCAGTGGCACCAAGGTGCTGGAGATGACTTTGCTGCCTGAGAACAACATGGCGGCCAA CATTGACTGTGCGGGAATCCTGAAGCTTCGGAATTCAGACATTGAGCTTCGGAAGGGTGAGACGGACATCGGGCGCAAAAATACACGTGTGCGGCTGGTGTTCCGGGTACATGTGCCCCAGGGCGGCGGGAAGGTCATCTCAGTACAGGCAGCATCGGTGCCCATCGAGTGCT CCCAGCGCTCAGCTCAGGAGCTGCCCCAGGTGGAGGCCTACAGCCCCAGTGCCTGCTCTGTGAGAGGAGGCGAGGAACTAGTACTGACTGGCTCCAACTTCCTGCCAGACTCCAAGGTGGTGTTCATTGAGAGGGGTCCTG ATGGGAAGCTGCAATGGGAGGAGGAGGCCACGGTGAACAGACTGCAGAGCAATGAG GTGACGCTGACCCTGACTGTCCCCGAGTACAGCAACAAAAGGGTGTCCCGGCCAGTCCAGGTCTACTTTTATGTCTCCAATGGGCGGAGGAAACGCAGTCCTACCCAGAGTTTCAAGTTTTTGCCTG TGATCTGCAAGGAGGAGCCCCTACCGGACTCATCTCTGCGGGGCTTCCCTCCAGCATCGGCACCCCCCTTTGGCACTGACATGGACTTCTCACCACCCAGGCCCCCCTACCCCTCCTATCCCCATGAAGACCCTGCTTATGAAACTCCTTACCTATCAGAAGGCTTCAGCTATGGCACACCCCCTCTGTACCCCCAGACGGGGCCCCCACCATCCTACAGACCGGGCCTGCGGATGTTCCCTGAGACTAGGGGTACCACAGGTTGTGCCCACCCACCACCAGTCTCCTTCCTTCCCCGCCCCTTCCCTAGTGACCCGTATGGTGGGCGGGGCTCCTCTTTTCCCCTGGGGCTGCCATTCTCTCCTCCAGCCCCCTTTCGGCCTCCTCTCCCTGCATCCCCACCGCTTGAaggccccttcccttcccagggTGATGTGCATCCCCTACCTGCTGAGGGATACAATAAGGTAGGGCCAGGCTATGGCCCTGGGGAGGGGGCTCCGGAGCAGGAGAAATCCAGGGGTGGCTACGGCAGCGGCTTCAGAGACAGTGTCCCTATCCAGGGTATCACGCTGGAGGAAG TGAGTGAGATCATTGGCCGAGACCTGAGTGGCTTCCCTGCACCTCCTGGAGAAGAGCCTCCCGCCTGA
- the NFATC4 gene encoding nuclear factor of activated T-cells, cytoplasmic 4 isoform X2 — protein MHSPPPRPAPSPGTWESQPARSVRLGGPGGGTGGAGGGRVLECPSIRITSISPTPEPPAALEDNPDAWGDGSPRDYPSPEGFGGYREAGGQGGGAFFSPSPGSSSLSSWSFFSDASDEAALYAACDEVESELNEAASRFGLGSPLPSPRASPRPWTPEDPWSLYGPSPGGRGPEDSWLLLSAPGPTPASPRPASPCGKRRYSSSGTPSSASPALSRRGSLGEEGSEPPPPPPLPLAHDPGSPGPFDYVGAPPAESIPQKTRRTSSEQTVALPRSEEPAPCNGKLPLGAEESVALPGGPRKEVAGMDYLAVPSPLAWSKARIGGHSPIFRTSALPPLDWPLPSQYEQLELRIEVQPRAHHRAHYETEGSRGAVKAAPGGHPIVKLLGYSEKPLTLQMFIGTADERNLRPHAFYQVHRITGKMVATASYEAVVSGTKVLEMTLLPENNMAANIDCAGILKLRNSDIELRKGETDIGRKNTRVRLVFRVHVPQGGGKVISVQAASVPIECSQRSAQELPQVEAYSPSACSVRGGEELVLTGSNFLPDSKVVFIERGPDGKLQWEEEATVNRLQSNEVTLTLTVPEYSNKRVSRPVQVYFYVSNGRRKRSPTQSFKFLPVICKEEPLPDSSLRGFPPASAPPFGTDMDFSPPRPPYPSYPHEDPAYETPYLSEGFSYGTPPLYPQTGPPPSYRPGLRMFPETRGTTGCAHPPPVSFLPRPFPSDPYGGRGSSFPLGLPFSPPAPFRPPLPASPPLEGPFPSQGDVHPLPAEGYNKVGPGYGPGEGAPEQEKSRGGYGSGFRDSVPIQGITLEEVSEIIGRDLSGFPAPPGEEPPA, from the exons ATGCATTCGCCACCGCCGCGCCCAGCCCCCTCACCTGGCACCTGGGAGAGCCAGCCCGCCCGCTCGGTGAGGCTGGGAGGACCAGGAGGGGGTACTGGGGGTGCTGGGGGTGGCCGTGTTCTCGAGTGTCCCAGCATCCGCATCACCTCCATCTCTCCCACGCCCGAGCCGCCGGCAGCGCTGGAGGACAACCCTGATGCCTGGGGGGACGGCTCTCCTAGAGATTACCCCTCACCAGAAGGCTTTGGGGGCTACCGAGAGGCAGGGGGCCAGGGTGGGGGGGCCTTCTTCAGCCCGAGCCCTGGCAGCAGCAGCCTGTCCTCCTGGAGCTTCTTCTCCGATGCCTCTGATGAGGCCGCCCTGTACGCAGCCTGTGACGAAGTGGAGTCTGAGCTAAATGAGGCGGCCTCCCGCTTTGGCTTGGGCTCCCCACTGCCCTCGCCCCGGGCCTCCCCTCGGCCATGGACCCCTGAAGATCCCTGGAGTCTGTATGGTCCAAGCCCCGGAGGCCGAGGGCCAGAGGATAGCTGGCTACTCCTCAGTGCTCCTgggcccaccccagcctctcctcGGCCTGCTTCTCCATGTGGCAAGCGGCGCTATTCCAGTTCGGGAACCCCATCTTCGGCCTCCCCAGCTCTGTCCCGCCGTGGCAGCCTGGGAGAAGAGGGATctgagccacctccaccacccccATTGCCTCTGGCCCATGACCCTGGCTCCCCTGGTCCCTTTGACTATGTGGGGGCCCCACCAGCTGAGAGCATCCCTCAGAAGACACGGCGAACTTCCAGTGAGCAGACGGTGGCTCTGCCTCGGTCTGAGGAGCCTGCTCCATGCAATGGGAAGCTGCCCTTGGGAGCAGAGGAGTCTGTGGCTCTTCCCGGAGGTCCCCGGAAGGAGGTGGCTGGCATGGACTACCTGGCAGTGCCCTCCCCACTCGCGTGGTCCAAGGCTCGGATTGGGGGACACAGCCCTATCTTCAG gACCTCTGCCCTACCACCCCTGGACTGGCCTCTGCCCAGCCAATATGAGCAGCTGGAGCTGAGGATTGAGGTGCAGCCTAGAGCCCACCACCGGGCCCACTATGAGACAGAAGGCAGCCGTGGAGCTGTCAAAGCTGCCCCTGGCGGTCACCCCATAGTCAAG CTCCTAGGCTACAGTGAGAAGCCACTGACCCTACAGATGTTCATCGGCACTGCAGATGAAAGGAACCTGCGGCCTCATGCCTTCTATCAGGTGCACCGTATCACGGGCAAGATGGTGGCCACGGCCAGCTATGAAGCCGTAGTCAGTGGCACCAAGGTGCTGGAGATGACTTTGCTGCCTGAGAACAACATGGCGGCCAA CATTGACTGTGCGGGAATCCTGAAGCTTCGGAATTCAGACATTGAGCTTCGGAAGGGTGAGACGGACATCGGGCGCAAAAATACACGTGTGCGGCTGGTGTTCCGGGTACATGTGCCCCAGGGCGGCGGGAAGGTCATCTCAGTACAGGCAGCATCGGTGCCCATCGAGTGCT CCCAGCGCTCAGCTCAGGAGCTGCCCCAGGTGGAGGCCTACAGCCCCAGTGCCTGCTCTGTGAGAGGAGGCGAGGAACTAGTACTGACTGGCTCCAACTTCCTGCCAGACTCCAAGGTGGTGTTCATTGAGAGGGGTCCTG ATGGGAAGCTGCAATGGGAGGAGGAGGCCACGGTGAACAGACTGCAGAGCAATGAG GTGACGCTGACCCTGACTGTCCCCGAGTACAGCAACAAAAGGGTGTCCCGGCCAGTCCAGGTCTACTTTTATGTCTCCAATGGGCGGAGGAAACGCAGTCCTACCCAGAGTTTCAAGTTTTTGCCTG TGATCTGCAAGGAGGAGCCCCTACCGGACTCATCTCTGCGGGGCTTCCCTCCAGCATCGGCACCCCCCTTTGGCACTGACATGGACTTCTCACCACCCAGGCCCCCCTACCCCTCCTATCCCCATGAAGACCCTGCTTATGAAACTCCTTACCTATCAGAAGGCTTCAGCTATGGCACACCCCCTCTGTACCCCCAGACGGGGCCCCCACCATCCTACAGACCGGGCCTGCGGATGTTCCCTGAGACTAGGGGTACCACAGGTTGTGCCCACCCACCACCAGTCTCCTTCCTTCCCCGCCCCTTCCCTAGTGACCCGTATGGTGGGCGGGGCTCCTCTTTTCCCCTGGGGCTGCCATTCTCTCCTCCAGCCCCCTTTCGGCCTCCTCTCCCTGCATCCCCACCGCTTGAaggccccttcccttcccagggTGATGTGCATCCCCTACCTGCTGAGGGATACAATAAGGTAGGGCCAGGCTATGGCCCTGGGGAGGGGGCTCCGGAGCAGGAGAAATCCAGGGGTGGCTACGGCAGCGGCTTCAGAGACAGTGTCCCTATCCAGGGTATCACGCTGGAGGAAG TGAGTGAGATCATTGGCCGAGACCTGAGTGGCTTCCCTGCACCTCCTGGAGAAGAGCCTCCCGCCTGA